In the Brassica napus cultivar Da-Ae chromosome A7, Da-Ae, whole genome shotgun sequence genome, one interval contains:
- the LOC106357896 gene encoding protein LIGHT-DEPENDENT SHORT HYPOCOTYLS 4-like: MDPIHGFMSTSNISHNTNLMIAAAAATTTTTSSSSSSSGGSATNQLSRYENQKRRDWNTFGQYLRNHRPPLSLSRCSGAHVLEFLRYLDQFGKTKVHMQICPFFGHPNPPAPCTCPLRQAWGSLDALIGRLRAAFEENGGSPETNPFGARAVRLYLREVRDSQAKARGISYEKKKRKRPPQAPLPPPHQPGISNSPNLQ, encoded by the exons ATGGATCCTATCCACGGCTTTATGAGCACATCAAACatctcacacaacacaaacctTATGATCGCCGCCGCAGCAGCCACCACTACCACTACCTCGTCCTCCTCATCTTCCTCTGGCGGCTCGGCGACGAACCAACTGAGTAGGTACGAGAATCAGAAGAGAAGAGACTGGAACACTTTCGGACAATATCTACGAAACCACCGTCCACCACTTTCTCTCTCCCGTTGCAGTGGTGCTCATGTTCTTGAGTTCCTCAGGTACCTCGACCAATTCGGCAAGACCAAG GTTCACATGCAAATATGTCCTTTCTTTGGACACCCAAACCCACCAGCACCATGTACCTGCCCACTCAGACAAGCGTGGGGCAGCCTCGACGCACTCATTGGCCGGCTTCGAGCTGCTTTTGAAGAGAACGGTGGTTCACCAGAGACGAACCCTTTTGGCGCACGAGCTGTTCGACTCTACCTAAGGGAAGTTCGTGATTCGCAGGCTAAAGCGCGTGGGATCAGCTATGAAAAGAAGAAGCGGAAGCGACCTCCTCAGGCGCCACTACCACCGCCTCATCAGCCCGGGATTTCGAATAGTCCTAATTTGCAATAA